The Mytilus trossulus isolate FHL-02 chromosome 13, PNRI_Mtr1.1.1.hap1, whole genome shotgun sequence genome has a segment encoding these proteins:
- the LOC134695146 gene encoding uncharacterized protein LOC134695146 translates to MDVLNRAQTDQMIQKLAEMRESVLKKNDAPSTEELFLNESITNVETYLNILSDRDVIEYDKETLGIIQRLKQNLRFLSENRHAKSDFDFKMMVGRLTETLNTILQKRKKSDSTDQDAVKDVLDGESCTDPFRSTDNAQTSMAMQHKDKGRTPDIIESTYIDKQKADEKRTEIPPVPGAFYDIGCGIQLYSTSDVSNIIQAIQWKSDDFQRSYKPDAVLQNYKFETDFFHIAPKDPKDNRNFPKDSSGKISVRVKLPNDINYQFLLLKAYIKFGPKWTLVDATLKDKSVTFQAVKLDALCIVSKPLKERVNILPNGCKYVAQTDNRVEVTFPPGAVENEESVTLHVIPVNKAILRRQYEERSKNGEAILAISDCLYTTGDTNLKQKVQVKLPLNDIRKPSESDEDYVYRLFRQNTHGQFTLTDNVVTVDENHTAVFETDKISGTSVSLIGKDELKKGPLEISGNIEEMHGHQSICKILFFVSEVTSRGLTVLLACIEKSKMQAFCQNCEERGFQLFKNWISKDLVFKPQIKISINLKGCFSMPRFSSRKRLDMTFLPNSTENFTRFVVEIKPKMDQDVYGILLLTKDQEFLDEIIYNTLLNKEYANASSSRKPIDRQRSQRSDLRTTKGKSFIDRQPTVPVRQFSEDDFLSEKGIMAIAKLLNADKMFETVLNLDMKQVQYDQICEKFPSSNRQAFTLLKTALDQLKKNKVDKLTSALESAEEGGLSESIRQIFEEQGDLSKVQK, encoded by the exons gGATGTCATTGAGTATGACAAAGAAACTTTGGGAATAATTCAGCGATTGAAGCAGAATCTACGATTTCTATCAGAAAACAG ACACGCTAAATCAGACTTTGATTTCAAGATGATGGTGGGCAGATTGACAGAAACGCTGAATACGATActacagaaaagaaaaaagtctGATAGCAC AGATCAAGACGCAGTCAAAGACGTGCTAGATGGAGAAAGCTGTACCGACCCCTTCAG GTCAACAGATAATGCTCAGACATCAATGGCAATGCAACATAAGGACAAAGGAAGAACACCAGATATTATTGA gtcAACCTATATTGACAAGCAGAAAGCAGATGAAAAACGTACTGAGATTCCGCCTGTTCCTGG AGCCTTTTACGATATTGGTTGCGGAATTCAACTCTACTCAACTTCGGATGTCTCTAACATAATCCAAGCTATTCAATGGAAATCAGACGATTTCCAACGGTCTTATAAACCAGATGCAGTGTTACAGAACTACAAGTTTGAGACAGATTTTTTCCATATCGCGCCAAAAGATCCAAAGGATAACCGGAATTTTCCAAAAGATAGTTCAGGGAAGATATCTGTGAGAGTAAAGCTGCCAAATGACATCAACTATCAGTTTCTGCTTTTGAAGGCCTACATTAAATTTGGACCCAAGTGGACTTTGGTCGACGCTACTTTAAAG GATAAATCAGTGACGTTTCAAGCTGTTAAATTAGATGCACTTTGTATTGTATCAAAACCATTAAAAGAACGTGTAAACATCTTACCAAATGGTTGCAAGTATGTAGCGCAAACCGACAACAGAGTTGAAGTAACCTTTCCTCCTGGTGCAGTTGAGAATGAGGAATCTGTAACGTTACAT GTCATTCCTGTGAATAAAGCAATTTTGCGAAGACAGTACGAGGAACGGAGTAAAAATGGAGAAGCGATTCTGGCAATTTCTGATTGTTTGTATACTACTGGGGATACAAACCTAAAGCAGAAGGTTCAAGTCAAACTACCACTGAATGATATCAGAAAACCCTCTGAGTCAGATGAAGACTATGTGTACAGACTTTTCAGACAAAATACACATGGACAATTTACATTAACAGATAACGTGGTTACGGTTGATGAAAATCATACTGCAGTTTTTGAGACGGACAAGATTTCTGG aacaagCGTTTCTCTCATAGGCAAGGATGAACTAAAGAAAGGTCCACTAGAAATATCTGGAAACATTGAGGAAATGCATGGTCATCAATCCATCTGCAAAATTCTATTCTTTGTAAGTGAGGTGACGTCACGTGGCCTTACAGTTCTGCTCGCTTgtattgaaaaatcaaaaatgcaAGCGTTTTGCCAAAACTGTGAAGAGAGAGGCTTCCAACTTTTCAAGAACTGGATAAGCAAAGATTTAGTCTTCAAACCACAAATCAAAATATCCATCAATCTTAAAGGATGTTTCAGTATGCCACGTTTCTCGTCAAGGAAACGATTAGATATGACCTTTTTGCCAAATTCCACAGAGAATTTTACAAGGTTCGTAGtagaaattaaaccaaaaaTGGACCAAGATGTGTACGGTATTTTGTTACTCACCAAGGATCAGGAATTTTTGgatgaaataatttataatacacTACTCAACAAAGAATACGCAAACGCTTCATCTTCCAGAAAACCAATTGACCGACAAAGATCACAGCGGTCTGATCTAAGGACAACCAAAGGAAAAAGTTTTATAGACAGGCAACCGACTGTTCCAGTTCGTCAATTCAGCGAAGATG ATTTCTTGTCAGAAAAAGGCATTATGGCTATAGCAAAATTGCTTAATGCAGACAAAATGTTTGAAACTGTTCTTAATCTGGATATGAAACAAGTTCAGTATGATCAAATTTGTGAAAAGTTTCCATCGAGTAATAGACAGGCTTTCACATTACTAAAAACTGCACTCGATCAgttgaagaaaaacaaagtcGACAAGTTAACATCCGCACTTGAAAGTGCCGAGGAAGGGGGATTATCTGAAAGTATTCGTCAGATCTTTGAAGAGCAAGGAGATCTGTCAAAAGTACAGAAGTAA